The DNA sequence TCCTGCTCGCAGGGCATCTAGTGGGGATCGCCGAGGGGGCCTGTGGGGTGGGCTTCTTTTTCAGTAGAGGAGCCCACAAGAAGCTCCTCTACTGAAAAAGGCATTCATGCTTGTGCTTGGCAAAAGACTAGCCCCGGCATGCACGTAGCATGAGATCCCGCATAAATTTCCCGGCCCACAGGTGCCATCGCTTCGAAATTTTGCGGGATGAGGGAGTTTTGGTATAACATCTTATTCTTTATTGGGCTGTCGTTGAATCAGTCGACTCTAGAGAATCAGTTGTTTAATTTCCAATAATGATGGGAGAAAGAATTCTAAAAGCTTTACTATTCGGAATTGTTTGCCTAGTAGTATCCTGCTCAACTAAACTTGAAAATATATTGGAGGGCGGATGGACTGTCCAAAAACTCATCTATAAGGGGGAATCGTATATGCCGATTCTTATGTCTAATGTGCTTGTTTTCAATGATAATGGAAGCGTGATGTGCTTTAGGGTAAGTGAGGTTGAGAGTTACAGGGGTTCCTACCAAATTATTCATGACAATGGGTTGGAACATATTCGTTTATGCATCCCGGACAATCCATTTGATGACATGTATGAAATCAGCTTTCATCTTGATCAAGAAAAGCAATTATTGATCATGCATCTTGAAAATGAAAATTCCCAAATAGATGCTTCAAAGATGCTTTTCAATTTTGGCAAAGATTTACATCAGGTCCCATCACATTTAATTAATAGGCGCTGATTTAGAAATGTGTGCCATCGCTTCGAAATTTTGCGGGATGAGGGAGTTCATTGATCGGGAGCCGGATTATCCACGGGCCCGTCCTTCCGGACGAAATTCGGCGCAGCCAAGAGGGGCCTTTGGCATAGCATCTTATGCTCCATGTTTTCGTCTCATCCCTGAATCTTGTGCTGGAGCCGGATTACCCTCCAACCGAAATCGGGCTTCACAGGAACGCAAGATTTTTATGATTCACAACCCCCTTTTATTATTTTGAAGATCAGTATGAAAGATCTAATAGTATTTATGAAGAAGGAAATTTTTCCTTTATGTATGGTATGTTCTGTGGTAAATCATTGGAGAGCGTTCATCCCTTTTTTTCTCGGCCTAATTCTTTTGGGTTCGGGGTGTCAAAGAAATGATGCTGAAATAGGTGCATTCCGTCTTCTAGAATCTCTGAATAAAAAGGAGATTTCCCTTGTGGGATTTGAAAAGGTGACTCATCAAATGGAATGGGAAGGCAGTGAGTATGACTGGTATTTTCGAAAAATAGACATTGGAGATACAACGATCCAGATCTTCACCCAAAATTCTGGCGAGCTGTCCAATGTACTGATATACATTCCTTGCAATAGCATAGCAAACTGTAAGGATGTGGTGACATCGTGGCTGGGAGATCGTTTGACGATGAGTCTTGACACCTTGGACTTTCAGAAACTATCTATAGCTTCTGTCGGGGAATTCAGGTTTCCGGATTCTGAAATAGTTTATAAGACTTTTCTTCATCATCACGACAATATCTATGAAAGTGGATACGGCATTCGGATGTCTACTCGGATTAGGACTCCGGATCAAGGTTGGACGCGTATGTTTGACAAATAGAGGTATTAAGCTTTTTAACGAATGCAGTCAGTAGGGCTGGATTACCTAGAGGGCGACGTAGGGAACAAAATCTGTCTTAGCTAGCGTGCATGGACTTTATCGGAGAGCTGGACAATCGCGATTTTAGGTAATAGATCAACTCCTGTTATTTTCGAAAAAATTGCTTCATGGAACAGAATGAATTAGAAAGGGGATTCTTTCCGCAAAATCCTTGTTCAGAAGTAAAAGCGATATTGAAGGAAGCATTCTTTTGGGAAACTGTGAATGAAACTTCTCCATTTGGGAGTGAGTATGGGGCTGATACTTTGATAGGATTTGTTGAGTGGCGAGCTAAAAATCCCCAAGGGAAAGTCTTAGAATTTGCCTTTTTGGAGATCGAGTCTTTTGGTTTTGAGCATACACACCTTAAGGTGTTAGATGAAAACAAGGTTAGAAATTTAGTCTCTCAATATCAGTTAGACCCGTTTGCTCAGGATTGGATAGTAATTGCCGCTGCATTTGCACAGTATGTTTGGGAAGGAAACATAGATTCTGCATTGCTTTCTCAAGCTGTTATTTCCACCAGAAGGCAGAAAACGGCCTTTATTTTAGAATACTGGAACCCTTCCGTGAGGGAAGAGAGGGCGGAGAAGCTAGAAGTGATGTTGAGATCCCTGGAGGTAATTAAGCGTAACTCTTCGAATATAAATCTGGAAGAACCCTAATAGGTAGCCCCTGCTCGGGCGGGAGAAGGCTTTTCTCTTGCGCCGGATTACCCACGGGCCGTCCTGCTGGCCGTAATTCGTTGCAGGCAGTAGGGAAGATATTAGAGCATAAACAAATGGTGATTTAATTTTTTGGGCGGGACTGCAAGAGCAGCTATTATGTTGGCAGCAACTACCGCAAATAATACTTATTCAGGAAGTAAAACAGGAAACCATGGAAAAACTGAAAAAGACTAGAAAGTGCTTAAGCATGAGATTATTAGTGGCCTCTTTTATGGTTCTATTTGTCTCTTGTAAAAAGAGCCCAGACCATAGAAGTCAATTGATTTTTGACTTGATAGAATCGTTGAAACAGGAAGAAGTGTCGGTAGGTATGGTGCAGTCTAAATATTTCTTTGAAGAGGAAATTGCGGAATCAGAAGATAAGTATGGGCTCTATTTATTGATATTGTCTTCATTCAGGGATGAAATCAATAAAAGCTCCGAAGCTGAAGTTTTGCTTTATCAGGAGGCAATAGATCAAGAAATAGATGTTTACCGAATTGATGGTAATGCCGAAGACATTTATGTGATACTTCTGAAAGATAAAGAAGGTGAAATTTTCAATAAAACCTACTGTCTGATGAGTGAGGGCAAAATACAGTCATTATCAGTTTTACGAAAAGGCCAAACGGTTATTGGTTGGAACTGATTGGGAGTGTGGGTGAGTGTTCAGAGAGAGTTAGACTATCTGCGTCAACTGCCTAATTGTCCCATGCATCAGATCTTGAGCTAGACATAGGACCTTCCCTCACCGGAAGGTCCTGTTCTTTTGGCGGCTTGGGGAATGATGGCAGTTCTGGTTGGGCGCCCGCAGGGCAGGATGGATGCTGAGCCGGATTTCTGCAAGTGCTCCTGCCCGTGGGTAATCCGGCTCCTGCTCAGATCGCCAAGGGGGCCTGTGGGGTGGGCTTCTTTTTCAGTAGAGGAGCCCATAAAAGGCTCCTCTACTATAAAAGGCATTCATGCTTGTGCTTGGCAAAAGACTAGCCTTGGCATGCACGTAGCGTGAGATCCCGCATAAATTTCCCGGCCCACAGGTGCCATCGCTTCGAAATTTTGTGGGATGAGGGAGATTTTTTTGAGGTGGCTTTGGCATAGCGTTTTCTGAGACATCTCTTTTGCCTCATCCCTCCCAAGATTCTGAATAAATCCCCCGGCGCACTGGCCTGTGCTTCAGATTTTCCAGAATGACACAGGAGGAGTGGACTTGGAATTCATGCACGAGCTCAGGAGATCCCCGATCGGCGCCGACGCTGGGGCCATGGCTATGGCCGCCGAGGATGACGTGTGGGGCTTGGAGTTTGGGATCGAAAGATCAGCCAATCCCTTCAAAACATATTGCCTCATCCCTGAAAATCCTGCGGCGGATACGTGCGCAGGAGGATTTATCAGGGATCTCGCGTCCCTGCAACGGGAGTCGCAGATTGGGCGCCCGCAGGGCAGGATGGATGCTGAGCCGTATTTCGGCAAGTGCTCCGGCCCGTGGGTAATCCGGCTCCTGCTCGCATTACATCCAGTGGGAATCGCCAAGGGGGCCTGCGGGGTGGGCTTCTTTTTCAGTAGAGGAGCCCACAAGAAGCTCCTCTACTGAAAAAGGCATTCATGCTTGTGCTTGGCAAAAGACTAGCCTTGGCATGCACGTAGCGTGAGATCCCGCATAAATTTCCCGGCCCACAGGTGCCATCGCTTCGAAATTTTGCGGGATGAGGGAGATTTTTTTGAGGTGGCTTTGGCATAGCGTTTTCTGAGACATCTCTTTTGCCTCATCCCTCCCAAGATTCTGAATAAATCCCCGGCGCACAGGTCTGCGCTTCAGATTTTCCAGAATGACACAAAAGCTTCGTTTAGCATCTGTTTAATTCCCCCATCCCGTCATTCCAGCCTGCCATCGGCCAAGGCCTGAGCGTTGGCGGCAGAGGTGGAATCTGCTGAGCCGTATTTCGGCAATTGCACCAGCCCCCGTGGGTAATCCGGCTCCTGCTCAGATCGCCAAGGGGGCCTGTGGGGTGGAAACAAATGTCAACGTGCGGATGACCTGCGGCGGCGATAAGGATGGTAAGGACGAGCCGGTAGGCGAGGTCCGAGGGCTCCCGCCTATGATCTGGGAGAACTGAAACCTGGATTTATTGTCATCTGCCAAGCGTCAAATTCCGAGGACGGGAGCGCCAGCGTACTCCTGAACAGCCTGACCCCGCGACGATGATGCCGGGAGTGGAGCCGGATTACCCATTGGCTCACCCACAGGCCGAAATCTGGCTCAGCCAAAAGAGCGGGGGATCGCCCAAATGATCATGCATATTCAAGTTCTCTGCATCTGCTAAATGGGTTCGATCACTTCGCGCTCGCTGGGCAATTCTGCGATGAGTGGACCGACGTGATTCATGATCTCTTGGCGGAGTCGGTCGAGCATGACGCGCTTGACGAAATGTCGATGGGTGATCAGGCCAATGGTCCGGGCTGGTACGGGAGCCTGAAATGGTCGGATGTAATTGCGCTCTCCCTCGGGAAGGTCCAAGGTTGCGAGATAGGGGAGGAGGGTGGTGCCTCGGTTTCTCCGGACGAATTTCATCAGGGTGTCGATGGTGCCAGAACGGTACTCGAGATTGGCCTCGGGGAGTTTCTGCTTGCTGAGGTCGCAGATTTTGACGGCCTGGGTACGCATGCAATGGCCTTCCTCCAGCAGCCAGAGTCTCGCCAGATCGATTTCGCCTACAGCGTAAGTTCCCTCGTGAAGCCCGCCGGCCTGATCGTACAGGTAAAAAGGCTCCTCGTACAGTTCGGTTTCGACGAGATCGGGATGATTGATGGGCGTGGACAGGATGCCTATGTCCAATTCGCGGGTGAGGAGCTTACCGATGATCTTTTCGGTGGTCATCTCGGAGATCACGACCTTGACCTTGGGCAGATGCTGGACGAGATCCTGCACAAACAGCGGCAAGAGGTATGGCGCCACAGTCGGAATGACCCCGATGCTGAGGGAACCGGCGAGTTCACCTTTGAGGGATTGGACCACCTCCTGGAGTGTATCGATCTCGCGGGAAATGATCCTGAGCTGACGGATGATCTCGTGACCTTCTTGTGTGATGGAGATCGGCTTGGTCTTCCGGTCGAAGATGGTCACGCCGATCTCCTCCTCAAATCTCCCCACCATGGTGCTGAGCGTGGACTGGGTGATGTGGCATTTTTCGGCCGCCTGTCCAAAACTCTTGAGTTCACCTACGGCTATGACGTACTCGACTTGCTGGATGTTCATCTATTTGATAGATCAAAAATGTGCAGGTATCTACCTTGTCAATGCAATATCCGTATTCGAGGGGCGGGAAGCAAATGGGGGTAGCGGACATATTCATAGCGGAAAGCTAGAGGGGCTCCTAGTCGATTGATCCTAAAAAGTCTTTGATCATAGATTCATTCACCCCACAAAAACATCCATTCTCCCGCAATCATTCAGAAAATTGACGAATGATGCATTAATTGCAGAACGCCTTGGTGATAATATTGCGAACTTATCCTGAGAAGGGGTGTTGGGCTTGGCGGTTTGGTGCATGTGGGTGAGCTTCTTGGCTCGATATGCCTGTCATTGTTCCAAGCTGACCACAAATTACCGCTTCCTTAACTTTGTTGTCCAACCTTGTTTATGACTGATCCGAGACGATCTTCGCTGGGATATATGTCCAGACTCCTCAACCAACGACTGAGAGAGCGGTCTGAGCTGTATTTCAAGCAGAATGGCCTTCCGCTAGACATTCCCAAATACATTGTGGTGTACAAGTTGAGTCAGCAATCTCCGCTGACGGTTGCGCAAATCGCCGATTGGGAAGATACTTCCCCCGCATTTGTGTGGATGCAGGTAGCGAATTTGTTGGAGGATGGATATGTGAAAGTGGAGAATCCCGGAGAGGAATTAGCGCTTCGGAGGTTGGTCCTGACAGATCTCGCTCAGGAACAGATGCTTGCCATCATGTCCTGCCCAATGATGGCTTTGCAGGACGCATTTGGGGATTGGGAGGAAGAAAAGAAGCATGAGATGGTTGCCAAGCTCAATGAGCTTGTCGGTAATCTGGAACAATCAGCCCCACCTGCCTCCCTTCCTTCATCCGATCATCTGCCAGAAGATCATCCCGCCAAGGACACGGGAGAATGAGGGGTTACTTCAACTGCTGGCCGATCGCCTGCCACAACGGATCCC is a window from the Pontibacter sp. G13 genome containing:
- a CDS encoding MarR family winged helix-turn-helix transcriptional regulator; translated protein: MTDPRRSSLGYMSRLLNQRLRERSELYFKQNGLPLDIPKYIVVYKLSQQSPLTVAQIADWEDTSPAFVWMQVANLLEDGYVKVENPGEELALRRLVLTDLAQEQMLAIMSCPMMALQDAFGDWEEEKKHEMVAKLNELVGNLEQSAPPASLPSSDHLPEDHPAKDTGE
- a CDS encoding LysR substrate-binding domain-containing protein; the encoded protein is MNIQQVEYVIAVGELKSFGQAAEKCHITQSTLSTMVGRFEEEIGVTIFDRKTKPISITQEGHEIIRQLRIISREIDTLQEVVQSLKGELAGSLSIGVIPTVAPYLLPLFVQDLVQHLPKVKVVISEMTTEKIIGKLLTRELDIGILSTPINHPDLVETELYEEPFYLYDQAGGLHEGTYAVGEIDLARLWLLEEGHCMRTQAVKICDLSKQKLPEANLEYRSGTIDTLMKFVRRNRGTTLLPYLATLDLPEGERNYIRPFQAPVPARTIGLITHRHFVKRVMLDRLRQEIMNHVGPLIAELPSEREVIEPI